One Falco peregrinus isolate bFalPer1 chromosome 7, bFalPer1.pri, whole genome shotgun sequence genomic window, TGcgaggcagcagctcctggtgcttGCCCTGAGCCTGCCTGTGGCCGGCTGCACTCGATGGCATCCAGTTCTTCTCTTAGCAGAGACAGTGAATGGCTGCTCCATACCTTCTTTATGGCACACGTAACGCTGTAGACATCTATTATACCCTCCCTAATGTcattttttccaggctgaaggATTCCAGCCCACTGGACTTCCATAGTTTCCTTTCACAGAGGAACTATTCTCTACTTTTGGTCATCCTTTTTGCCATTCTCTGGACCTTTTCCAGTTCCGCTATATCCTTTTTGAGATAAGGGATCAATCACACTCAAAAGAAGGTAAGGTGACATTTATACAGCATATCCTCATCTTTATTTCTAGTCCTTTCCTAATAATTCCTAACATTTGACTGGCATTTTCAACTGCTAACAAACAGGTgacattttcatggaaaaaaaaaaccaccagtaTTTTGATCTTGAAGGGGGTACACAGAGATTATTTTCCCCTATGCATATTGCTTCACTCTGCCTACACTCAATCTGTTTTCCCATCCTGTCACTTTGCAGTCTCGCAATGCTCTTCCACATTTTTTCAGTCAACTGTTGTCCTTACTACAGCGGCTATCTCATCGTGAGCAAACTCTCTCACCTCAGAGCTCACCCCCTTCTCCACATCTTTATGGGtatgctctgtgtgtgtacagCGGGCAGCGGGGAGGGAAGTGCGcaggaaataaagcaaaaatgcaaGTATGAACTCATATCCCAGTTAGTCTGTTTTCAGGTGCTGCATCAGCAAACCCCCGTGGTGACAGCCTACAGCAAAATGCGATTCCCAAAAGCAAAGGAGACCAGAATCAGAAAAGAAGCAGGGCCACAGGTGGGCCAGGGGATTGGTGCCGACGTGCAAAGACACCTTCCTAGCTGCCTATCTCCAGGTTTTCCTGCTGCCCAGAGGGAGCATCCAGTTCAGCTCAGAGCTCCTGATGGCTTCAGGGAGAGCTCTGAcctgaggcagagctgcaggatgTAGCTGCTGAGTTTTGGCAGGTGAGGGATGCCACTAACTTCCCCGCCAGGGCTAGGGATTTCAAAGTGTTTTTACCGAAGACACCAGCTGGAATCTCACCTGAGTTTATCCAAAAGACTGCGAGGACTCCAACTCCCTCCCACCTTTATACTCAGTGCAGGTTGGTTCCTATACATTGAGGTTCACACGAAATCTCAGTCTTTGTTAAGCTGTGGTGGAAAAAGACGGAAATCCCTCCAAAACCTGTGATCTTCCACAGGCAAAGgaactgctttaaaacaaaccagCACCTCCTTCCTCCTGTGGCTGTAATCCAGAAAGCAGTTTACGTTAACGGGGTATCTGGCCCCCAGCTAAGCTGCAAAAAGCCAAAGATGCTCAGATATGACAGTGACAATATAACATAAAACAGGGCTAATTTTGTATTGCAGAGTGCCTGGGTAGCGATAGATGTCTGCAGCCACACGGCCAGACACACCAGCCTTGCACAATGGTTTCCAGTGTGCCAGCCCATCAGGCTGGAACTGGGTGTAGGACAAGCAGGAACTGTGGGTGTAAGAACAGGAGATCTGTGCTGTTTGATGGCTTTCAGTCCCAGGGTGGGTATCCTGTGGAAGGTACTCAGTAATGAATGGCCCTGTACGAGAAGGACACTTAAATTACCCTTGAATGACctctggaagaagaaataaatctcCATGGTGACATCGCCACCATTTCTAATTCTATTGATGCAATTTTAGAAGTGATTATTATTGGTGCCTTTCCATGGGGGCAAGCCAGTTAACAACTCTGGCTGTGTTACCCCCTTTACAAGCCCACTGCGGTGTTTCATCAGCCCTCTGCTGTGGTACGTGCCAGGTCTCTCCTGGCCTGGGACacccctgagcagcacagggcaaGGGACAGCTGGCAGACCACGACTATGAGAGGAACCAACTCACCTTCAGCTCCCAGGGCTTAAACACCAACCCCAGCCCCATTCTGTTCACAGAGcgcagcagtgctgctgctttcatgcTACGGTCAAAACCCTTGTGGGTTTGAAGCCACTCGCGCTTTCCACCTGAGGGTTTTCTGTGGCAACCACAGTCACGGCAGGGAAGTACACAGGCACATTCACACAGGCAGAAGCATTTGATTTTCTAGCAGGAGTCGAACAGCTAAAAAAGGCTTGCATTTTCTTGTATGAGTAGCATgattataatatatattaaggAATTTAGGACTCCAGTTTATGAATCCTTATTAGCACTGCTACTCCTTAAAAGTCCTAGTTCAAATAAGACTATTTGTATAATTCACAAGGCTGCAAGAACACGTCTAGTCAAAGTctcatggctttttttcttttttttcaaaacaccatacacacacacatgacgagatataaaataaaattcacaagGCTGCAAGAACACGTCTGGTCAAAGactcatggctttttttttttttttcaaaacaccatacacacacacatgacgagatataaaataaaattcacaagGCTGCAAGAACACGTCTGGTCAAAGtctcatggctttttttttttcaaaacaccatacacacacacatgatgagatataaaataaaaatatgctatTCCCTGGTATTCCCCAAATTTCTAAATAATAGAAAGCACTGAGTGGTATTACTATCGAAGACCTACCTAAGCCTTAAAATTAAGCTTACACCACATCACTAATTGTGTTTATAGGAacttaaagagaaaacaacaaacatttaactcaaaaaaaaaacccaaaacttgaGTATTTCTAGAGCTGGACACTAGGTGGCAGAACAAATGTATGTTCTCTTAACAAACAGCATCATTTTACCAAGGCGGCAGGCCCAGAGAAGTTTAAGTACAGCAgatctccaaaaaaaaaaaaaaattgaaagcatATAGCTGCCCTGCTTTTCCTAATCAgtccctgcagagcacaggccCTGTTAAGGCTGAGTTTAAACCTTTTATGTTCTTTACAATGAGCATGACGATTTAGTTGCAAAACTCAAGTCTCGCTGCTAATGCCCATGGCTCCCCTTTCCCCATGCAACCCTCCTGTGAAGCAGGACCCAGGCAAACTCTACCCCAACATTTACTAGACGAGAAAAAGGTTTTATAGAGAGGTAAGAATGTCAAACGAGCCCAGGTGATTTAGGAACATCAGTGTAATTGCAAGTTGGTAAGGCACTGTACGGGTAGCTCaaattaagaaagaagaatCTAAATTGTTCGCTAATTATCGCTTCGCTCCTGTAAAGCAGCAGTCCTTCAAGAACACATCAGCTAGGTGGGTGAAGGCTGAGCTGCaaaggctggggaggagggaggcctggggagggctggggggggagggagggctgggggggatgCGAAGGAAGCGTTTCGCACCACGAGGTGTCAGCACACGCCTGCCCGGGCCCCCGCGCGCTGCCCCAGGCCGGGAGGGGGGCGCAGCGCAGGCGCAGCGCAGGCGCAGCGGGATGCACGGGGAAGGGCTCGGGAAAAGCGATGCCGCCCGGAGCATCCCCCGGCACGGGccgtgacggagcccggctgGCAGCTGGGCATCGGCCGGAGGCTGGCGGAGCCGTCTGAGTGCCGGGCCCTGGCTGATGTGCCCCGTGAGGTGCCACAAGGCAGGACACCCAACAGTCCCTGCCGCAAGGAGAGAAGCGACCCCCACTCCCTCCTAAAACGAGACAGCCAGCGCTTAACAATATTCCTGCGACTTCGGAACACCCGGGACCGTTCAAGCGCATCCTTCACCCACCGGGTTCCTGGCCCCAAGCGTGCAAAAGCGCATTATAACCAAAAAATTGGGCTATTCCCAGATGGGTTTTGTCAGCTCTTCACGGTGGGGCCATCGGAGAGGACCTTGAGGGAGAATTAAATGGAAGTGGTAGGACCCTTCCAGATTAAAAAGGACTCGCAAACCTGTGGGAAAGCTCAGGGCTGTAGGAAAAGTGCCTGAAAACAGGTGAAGCCCCATGAAACCTGCACTGACCAGAAACAGTTTGTGATGGGCTCACGAGATCATCTGACCTGTTGCGGCTGTGGAGGAGCAGAGCAAACACAACAGCTTCTTTCTTTGGGAAGAACGAACATCTGCATGACATGAAAACACCACcactgggggaagaaaagggaaaaaaaaaaaatatgaagctaCACGCCACTGGTCTGCAAAATCCAGTAGTGGAGGCTCAGAGTTCAGCCCCCCGGGGTGGCCGGAGGGACAACAGAGCCAGCCTGCCCGGCTGGGGGGGAGGAGCTGAGATAGGAGCCATCACACCACTTTTGGCCAGTGTTCAGGGAGGCACCGACTGGCTCCAGAAGTCATAGGCAAGTCTCTCCTACCTTCTGCAAACAGGCCTTTCAAAGGGACAAGGGGTCAGGTAGAAAGAGGTGGAGCCGGTGGGAACTGATACTCCTCAAAGCCAGACTTCCTCAAAACTGGAGAAGCAACTTCACGTTTGTAGGCAAATTACCTTGGCTCGTTATGATTGCAAACCTCAAAATAACTAAGGTTTGCCCACCTGCAAAAGCAACGTGAGATctgcccacccctccacccTGGCACACGGCACCACGGCCACCGCAGGATGTATGCACCAGGCCTTAACCGAGCGCAGGAGGAGAGCAGacctctcccctcccagccaaAGCACTGCTCCCAAATGTGGAAGTGCAAGTAGACAAACCTACCTAAGAAACCAACTGATTTCTCTTCCTGCATGGAGATGTTTTACCCCAGGATTCCAGCTAAACATGGAAAGAACCGAACCATGGGATGGACACCATCAATGGCTCAAAAGAACGGTACAGCCtaagaaagggaagaaacagaggggctgaagcagcagtgacagcaaaaTGGACACGTAAACAGCACACGAAGGGAAAACGGTGGTCACCGTAAGCATTCCTTTATGTTAAAACCTGTATCTAACCATGTCTCTAACAGCTGCAAATGGTGGTAGTTCAAACATCAATGTTTGTGGCTACCAACACGGGAGCGAAGGGAACGTGCGCGGGAAGGTGGGTGGGATGGGAACCAAGCCCTTGTTGATTTGCAACAGCACGGCTGGAAGCCTGTAAACCCTGCTCAGTCCAGGACCTGCAGGTTCTCAGCTGCTCAGAAAATCAAGTTCCCCTTGTTTGTGACCCAAGGATAGCCAGATGCCTTGCAGACCTTGGGgtcattttaaattcagttccTACAGTTAACTCCCCAAGTCTTTTACAGCCGAGTCACCTGGTTTCAAAGTGTTGTTTCCAAGTTCTTGCAGGGCTCTTCCTGTGCCACGTCCTCCCCAGTCCCACCCTCCTCATGTGCACCCGctatgctgcagcccagcctgctcTTCCTCCATGCTGTCCCACTCCTTGCCACTCTTCCCCCCTTTGTCTCTACCTCACTTCCTTCCATTTTGCCTCTCCAGTGCCTTCACCCTTCCCAGCTAACCCTTTACTGTCACACTTCAGACTTTCTGAAGTTTTGAcaagtttcttttctgaaatgggAAGCGGTGAACCAACCTACTACCACACAGAGTTTTCCAGTAAAAATCCTGTCACTTCAtctccccccccctccgccccacCCCCGCTTTCTACcatcttccttttgtttgtctTGGCTACTCTTCTGCCTGCTCTTAAATTGCAAACTCTTTGAGGGCAGCGCCAGAATCCGGTCCATAGAATTCCATAAGACGCCTAATACGCTAAAATGTTATAAAAGGtcctattttaatttatttgcttttgatgTTCAATAAACTTACTGAAAATCCAAGTAAGCAGGACTCCAAGTAGACAGACATACGTGTCCTGTCAACAGGAAGTTTCTCTTGTATAACTTCTTCAGCAGTTCTGGAAAGCTAAATgcagtttggtttattttcctcATTGCAAATTAATagtcagggaaaaaagcaaactcataaagaaaaatcatttctGAGAAAGGAGATTCCAGAAAGGCAGATGATTTTTAGCACGCAGAGCTGCCCTCGTGAAACATCTGCCATGACGTAGTCCTGTTCTGGCCGTAGACCAAGCGTATCAATAGCTCCACAGAGTAACGGGATAAGAAATGGGAAAATTGCCATTGCTTGTTTAGCAGCTTGTTTTGCTGATAAATGTCTGTCACTTTTCAAATAGCTACAGTGTAAttgttttttggggaaaatatttccttgagCAGGAGGTTTGCAGGCCATTAGCTATTTCCCATCTGTGCTGGTATTTAATACACCACACATACACTTTGCTCCCTATTTGAAATTATTCACAGCTCTTGATCACGCGCCCGCAGCCTGAAGTTTAGAAATCACATCTGTCATTTACAAGTTTTCTCTTGCCTTCCAGAAAATTTGAATCTTAATATCATTAGGACCAAGATGTATTTTTTGAAAGCACCTCTACTTATAAAAGttgctaggaaaaaaagtattctttttaGGCATCTGTAATTCTAATGAGTGACGTACAAAAGCAGGTGACTGTGACTGAAGTGGTGGCCGCTGTGTGCTCATTCCACGGCTAGTGGCGGAACGTCACCTGGCCAAGCACTGCCATGTGCTGGTGTTCATCTCATCCCTTTTCAAACTGTGCCATGGAAATTTTTGAATTCCACCAGATAGCTGCTGGGACAGACAAGAGACAGACCTCTCTGTTCAATATCACACAATACCTCTAATAGTATCTGCTTTCACTTCACACACACGCTCAGCAAGCAGTAACTTGCAGCAAATTTAGCTGTGCCAAAAGACACAGAACTATACTCTTACCTGCATCAACTGAAATACTAAACACATACATTTCAGGGTGGGCAGAAACCAAACCACTCCTTATTAATAAGtatccttctttctctcctctccaccAATcggggaaaaaagcagagaaaaaacaagcagagaTGTAAAAATGTGGGTACTGACATAGATTTATTCCAGCATTAAATTTGTATTGTCATCTAAatcctctgcatttctttaatttaagAGCATCACATGAAGTTTCTATCCTAACTAGCTTTTAGGCTTCCTAGAATGAAGTTCAgggataaagagaaaaaagattcaGGATTAGAAAGTGCCTCTCAAAGTATGAATATAGGAACGGAGTGAAACTTCCAAGCCAAGTCCTGCACAGTGGGAACTCCACACCATTATTTACCACTGGGACCGACAGGCAAAAGGACCAACGTACAGACAGTGACtacttttcagaatttattgtaaaaaacagtattaaacaataggaaaaaaagctgctccTTGTTCAACCCACCACATACTGCTTTATGTGGAAACAATGGaaaaatgtgacagaaatgTATTTACCCATTCCTATCCATACATCTGATGATCCAAGCTACTCAGGACATGCTCATGGGAAAAATATTGGCAGTATCACAGCATATggaagtggaaataaaaaacatgCAGTATTTTCAATTGCAGTTGGGAGGCCTGTTTCCTGGAGTCTAAAGATCATGttgttttatctgttttcctttagcaTAATGTACATTATCAAACTTTCATAACTTCAGACACCGGCAGAAAGCCCTGATTTTTTGCCAATAGTGACATACCCACCTCAAAGATAAACGTGGAAGTCAGAATGTCTgccttatttctgtttgcaatttCCTTTCCATAGAAACATGCACATTATATAGTTCCTGCTAACAGATATTTAAAGCTTGGGTAGCCCTTTTTCACTCAAACCAGTTCAACCACACTGGAGGTCCTCAGGGCAGCACAAACAATGGAGAACAGACTTCCAACACCACACCGTAGTTGTTTTGGCCAAAACCTGATTGTCCTAACACCAAATTATTCACGTTAAACACACTTGGCAggtcttctgcttttctctacAAACAGAAAGATGTCAGATTCTGCATTAAACTGTATtacaaaaaatgtaaaccaaTACATTCCACTTTCATGTGTGTGTGGATTTTCTAGCTCATGTCAAAACTGTCAAGTACCAGTGTTAACTTGAACAGAGCTCAATTTAAACAGAGCCCCAAAATAATGAGTGCACAGTAGTAATTGCCTGGTGCAATCAGCTTCACTGTCAATTGGTGAAAAGTTGACTTAGCTTCAGTTCTACGCTCAAAAGCATAATCAGAGAAAACAAGTTACATGGCACCTTTGAGACCTCAGTTTCAAGTCAAGGGATGAACTTACACATAACATTGTTTTATGTATAACATGACTATAGAACCCAAATACTCAGAAACAAGTCAGCAGAAACCTATGATAATGCTAAATAACGGTCccaaccattttttttcccactgctaGGCTCGCTGAAAAGTGGTAACAGCAACCGTAACAGTTTCAGGTGACTCACACAACAGACAGTCACTGGTGTAGAGCGCAGTGTAAATGTTGGTTGTTCTGAAAGAAGATACAATACAGGAGATTCCATACCAAGAGGACAAAGTCAAACATTTGTTCTCTTGCACAtcataaaaagtatttttggttACAAATTTCCACTGCAAACCATCTTCTCATAGATAAAACTAAAACTGTCTCTACCTAAAAAGCTTTGAGAAGAGTCAAAACTCCACAAACCataacaaaaaaagctttctcGAAGTCCTCTTCACTTCTGAGTTGGAACAGTCTCCTTATTTTAAGAAAGACCCTCCTCTTGGTCAATCAACTCCGTTTTGGTGGAGAACACATCAGCCAGCATGTGCTTTGGGATTTCAGATCCCCGTACTTTTAACGTGTAGCAGGCATTCTCCACTTTTGCCAGACTCTGTTTCAAGGTATACAACTTCTTAGATACTTCATAAGGTCCAGTGTTGCCAATGAAAGTAAAACCATCATAAATCTGACGTAAGAACTGGCTCAGTTCAAAAGGCGTGTCGATGTCACCATTTCCAACACTGCTGATGCACAGCCGCATCAGCTCTCCAGTTAGGTCTGCCACTCCCAGCAGGTAATCTACAGGTGTTACCTTCAGGCTCCAAGCATGAGGCTGTTTATCATGGGAATTGGAGGTctgagaacagaacagaacaaagtCCAGTACAGGGAACTATGAAAAAGCAGTCTATAATGGTTCAAATACACACCAACTTATCTAATATAACTGGTAATTGGAAACATTCTGGAAAATTACATTGCATGGCACTTCCACAGTCTGTTTTCAGGAGTACTAACCTCCTTCCAGCATACTGGAAGGTACAAAAGCATCATTTCTACTTGAGATGTGATTTCCATTCTAGCAAGCATGATAAACATACCTTGCCTCTACCATCTCTATTTACAAACAGAATTATCACACCTTTGTATCAACATTTATTTGCAgttgcttttggggtttttttggctgaagGATTGCAGCCTAATAGATTTGAATTTTCCCTAAATGGTCTGTCCAAAGCTACCAAAGCAATGAAGAATCAAAAAGAGTCTGCATTGTGAAAACAAATGATGCGATTTTGTAATAGCATCCTgactttcaaaatacattttctacaAGACGCTGATGGGTATAGCTCTCTCAGATCCATTTTATATCAGCTGAACTTATTAAAACAGTAACAACATACTTCATGAAGAAAACTCACCACAAAGTTACAAGTTTGCTCTTGTATCCAAGTACTTTTTATTGCCAAAATATGGGTAATATGGGAGACAACGcaggtttctttctgttcccttgTTCCCATAACATACTATCCACCTGAATTCACAAATCTGGTCAGAGGCATGTACGCAGGGGTTAACAACTTCACAATTTATAAAACAAGTGTGCCACAATGGGTTTGCCTTCAGTAGGAAGAAATTAACTTAAGCTACAAACTTGGCTTCTTTGCAAATAGCTTACCAAGAGAATGAAGAAAGAGTAAGAAGTGCTTTACAGCAGAATCTCTTCAACAGAAGCAGACTTGGGAATTCACCTAAAGCAGTAGTGCTGTGCATTACTGTACACTGCACATGCACTGCACATGCATTTCTGTACGTTCCTACAAAATTGCCTTTTGTCCCTTGTCAACAATCAAACTGTACCCGGTTTGCTGTGGTCGCTGGCAGCAGTATGTCCCTATGCAAAAAGTCCTATTTAGGGCAGGGTAGAAGTATGGGCAAGTCAAGAAACAGCAGCTATGGTGTTAGAGCTAAGGTATGATGGGACACAAGCTTGTCCTCTGAGAGGAAGCATCAAGATCAACTCCAGGAAAATTACAAACGACCAAGCTCAGACATATGTAGCGCATTTTAACAGAAGCCAAATACAGTGCCTTTTGTGACTAGCTCAGTACCAGCAGTAAGATTTCATTCATGGAGTTCATCCTGCCCTGGATTCACTTGTCTCCCCCAACTTCCGCTACATCACTATACACCAGTAGGTCTTACAGGCAGTCCCTGCCACTAAATACCCCTCCTCTCATATGTTTTGCTGATACTTCACTATCCTGGATCTTTCCCCCTATGAGAAGGAGTTCAGTTTGCTCTGCATAAAAAGGATGTGAAATTTATAAACTCGTATCCCATGGATTTAGTTTACGACTTGTCAGAATAAAAAGCACGTTTTGAACAAGTGAGTGAAAGCCCATATGTGTATCTAACACCGTTCCACCAACTGGCCTTATTTAATCAGATGCCAAAAATGTGACTAAGACTACTCACTGCATTTCCACCCCAGAAAGATGTTTGTTacatgaggaaagaaaaactctttaccttgtttgttgtttcttctctgtcttctgctgtAAATATTAGTTGTTTGTTGATCTCTTCAACACTAATCAAAGATCGTGTTttgataaaatactgaaatgagaCGGCCTCAACATATTCTTGAAGTCCTGCAAAAACAGAATTAACTAATGATTCAAACTTTCCAGCAGCGATCTAGGCtcacatatatttattttttgaaatcttttaaGTGAGACTATTTTAAGTTTACTAGCAAAAAGTGAAAGCTAAGATAATCCAGAAATAACATTGAAAGATAATCCAACATAACATGCTTCTTAAGTACGAAAACCAGACCAAGAACACAGTAGATAAACATCTTCAAGTTTTCATTCcaactgcatttttcattattcagaACCTTCTGTAATTTCAGTGTAAAGCATCATGTTACTCTCAGAAACATACTGAACAGCAGCTCCCCATAATGCCCCTCCAGGGGTCTGTATTGGGACTAGTACTggtttaatatcttcatcagtaacacagtgggattgagtgcaccctcagcaagttggctgatgacaccaagctgtggtgtggttgacatgcCTGAGAGATGAAGTCCCATCCAAAGGGACCTGGACATGCTTAAGAAGTGGGCCTGAGCGAACCTCACAAAGTTCAACAAGTCTgagtgcaaggtcctgcacctgggtcagggcaacccctgGTATCAATGCAGGCCGGGGGATGcagggattgagagcagccctatGGAGaacttgggggtgctggtggacgcAAAACTGGATGTGAGCCAACAATGTGCACTCGCAACCCAGAGAGCCAACAGtatgctgggctgcatcaaaagaagggtgaccagcaggtcgagggaggtcattctgcccctctgcttcatgctggtgagaccccacctggagcatTGCATCCAGCcctggagccctcagcacaggaaagacatgacCTGttagagcaggtccagaggagggccacaaaaatgatgaGGGATGGATcatctctcctgtgaagaaaggccaagagagctggggttgttcagcctggagaggagaaggctccagggagaccttactgcagcctttcagtacttaaagggggcctataagaaagatggggacagactttttagtagggcctgttgcaataggacaaggggtaatggttttaaactaacaGAGGGCAGATTCAGActagacataaggaagaaattttttacagtgagtgttgaaacactggaacaggttgcccagagagatggtAGAtgcccccatccctggaaacattcaagatcaggctggacagggctctgagcaacttgATCTAGTCAAAAacgtccctgctcattgcaggggggctcaactagatgacctttaaaggtcccttccaacacaaaccactCCATGATAATggagcttttaaaatacagcattcatATGGTGGAGAGTGCAGATTACTATTTCACAAGCTTACAAAGAAACAGGACacagtgcagagaaaaagacTGCAGATAAATCAAAAGCAAGGCAGCTCACCTACAAAAAAGAAGTTTCCTTTGTTTCACCTTACTAGCAACAGTAGATACTTGCTTAAAACTGAATTTCCCACCTCTCTGTTTTGCAGGAATTGGTGAACAGGCTCCTTAAAACATGCAGGTGAGGTGAAATTCATGTTCAGGACAAAGCATCTGTTGTTACAAATCacgccagaaaaaaaaaaaaaccaacataaaaaaaccccacaagcaaaacaacaaaacaaaacccaaaatcaaaCACACAGGACTGTGATATCCAATAAGAGGAATATACTGGACAACAGCTTTGTCCAAAAGAACTTTCACTCTAAAAATGCAGGGGGACAAAAGGAGCTGGTGTGTTGgcaaggaaatgaaagatgGGATAACAAACGTAGCTTGTACCAATTTGTACACCATCTGTAGCCACCTGCCACAATCACCGCTCGCTACCTACTTAGCAGATGGTGATTTTCTGTATGTGTTATAGCTAAGGTGAGATCTAAAAAAGAGCTTGAATGTTCAGACAGCAAATTCACAGGCTGTCAGTTTTTTCTTATGTGCAGAGCACATATTTGGGGAAAGCATGTGGGAAAAGTTCATAAGCAGAAAGCTGAAGTTGGCACTGTCggtggaaaaaaagcagaaacaaacctGGAACAAACAGCCATGGCAGGACTAAGCTAAAAAAAGCCCTGAAGACAAACTCAATGCACGTGTATATCTGACCTATGGACAGAGAAAGCACCAAAGGAGGAAATCAAAAGAACAGACTGTAATATGACAGAGATGGCTCAGTAGAGCCATTCTGAGCTGTTTTAAGGGGATGGCTTCACTTCATGAGAAACAACGAGGTGCCATGGCCGTATCAGGCTGCAGGAGAGCCAGGATTAGACAATAGTTTTACTAGTCCATGAAGTGAGAAAATGTGGAGGTACCCAAGGGTACCAGAAATAGAATCTTAGTTCcattagaataatttttaaatcctCAACTGACTTCTACAGGGCCAGGACCTCAGCCTACGGAGatatgcagaagcagcaaatttaGACTTCATCTGGATCAAAGAAAAAGTCTAAATCAAAAAGATGACAACACATACGTGAATAACAGAAGAGGGTGGAAATACCTCCGAAAAACTAGAGGTAACCTCCAGGGAAAATTCAGTTGCAGAAGGCTTTATACATACAGTCACAAAAGCGTGATAAGtgacctgcatttttttccttttaaatatgtatttgcaaGGTGAGCAG contains:
- the TSNAX gene encoding translin-associated protein X isoform X2: MSGKEGSGGFRKRKHDNFPHGQRREEKENVNSSSALMTSFKSFQLELDTRHDKYERLVKLSRDITIESKRTIFLLHRFTSAPNGEEILNESEVKLDAVRRKIKQVAQELIGEDMYQFHRAISPGLQEYVEAVSFQYFIKTRSLISVEEINKQLIFTAEDREETTNKTSNSHDKQPHAWSLKVTPVDYLLGVADLTGELMRLCISSVGNGDIDTPFELSQFLRQIYDGFTFIGNTGPYEVSKKLYTLKQSLAKVENACYTLKVRGSEIPKHMLADVFSTKTELIDQEEGLS
- the TSNAX gene encoding translin-associated protein X isoform X3, producing the protein MTSFKSFQLELDTRHDKYERLVKLSRDITIESKRTIFLLHRFTSAPNGEEILNESEVKLDAVRRKIKQVAQELIGEDMYQFHRAISPGLQEYVEAVSFQYFIKTRSLISVEEINKQLIFTAEDREETTNKTSNSHDKQPHAWSLKVTPVDYLLGVADLTGELMRLCISSVGNGDIDTPFELSQFLRQIYDGFTFIGNTGPYEVSKKLYTLKQSLAKVENACYTLKVRGSEIPKHMLADVFSTKTELIDQEEGLS